The sequence GACCGCGGCGGGTGCGGCGGCGCGCGCGGACGCCGTCGAAGGTGACCAGCTCCAGGCGCGCCAACTTCATGCCAGGCGTCGTTCCGGCGTAGACCAGGAACATATATTCGTAGATCGCCCAGAGCAAGCAAGGCGCGGCCAAGGCAACCAGGAAGCCGATTTTGGCGTGCGGCATGGGCACGCCTGCTTTCAGCGTGATGATGACGAATACTGCCGCCCCAACCAGCGCGAGGAGTGCGTCCACAATCCCGGCAAAGACGCGCTGCGACATGGGCGCAACCTGCAGCGGAAGCTCGAATTCCATCGCCGGGCGCTGCTCCGCCTCGGGCGCCACGTTGATGTCGGCCAGCGGCGCCGTGGTTTCCACTTCCTCGGAAACATCCAGGATGCGCGGCCGGTCGATGATCGTTTCGGCCAGTTCCTCGATCGAAGGCGGCGTCACCGGCAGCATCGCCTGGCGGGGAAACTCGATGATCTTCAAATCCTGGGGCCGCTCGAAGTGGTACCGCTCCTCGGTTTGCAACTCTGGGACAAAGTTCTCGACGGTTTCTGCGTGCGACTCGAGGCTCGGGACTTCAGACTCCTCTTCCCGGCTGGCCGACAGATTCCCGCTGGTGATCTCGCGGTTGACGGCGCGTTCGAAATCCAGCGGCAGCGATCGCTCGCGAATCGGACGCCGCCGGCGCGCGCGGTAGCTCTCTACCCGCGACGCCACCTCCTGCCTCCAAATTGCCCCGTCTTCCATTCCCGAACGTCCCCCCCTGCGGTTCCGATCTCACCGGCTCGGCGCCCCACATCCGCTCCCCTTTGGCAGGTGTGGAACACGGCGCCGCCATGGTCGCCACCCGGCGCCATGCCTGCTCGTGCTGCTCATGGCGTGCGGTCCCCCGGGCGCACGCCGGCGTGCAACCTCCACCTCAGCGCCATCCAGGCTGGCGGCGAAACGCTCTTCTCTTAAGTCGCATTCATCGGGATCATGAGGAAGGAAGCCGCGCCCGCGTAGGAACATGTGCACCGTTCGCCGCACAGGGGACACGACATCGCCGGGTTGAAAACCGCCGAGAGCTGCGGAGCCCGATCCTGTGTAGCACGCGCCACACAATCTTTTCTTCCGGCTGCTCGCGTGTTACCTTGCCTGTTCACCGCGAGACAGACGGCAGATGACACTCCGCTCCCGATTCCTTACCACGGCGCTGCTGCTTTGTCATCTGCTGCTGCTTCCGCAGTTAGTAACCAGCGAGGCGCTGGGGGACATGGTTAGTCGTTGGATGTTAGCCGCTGACCAAGCAGCAGCGCCGGTTTCGCCACGGCCAGCCACCAACGAGCAACGGCCAACGACCGGCCGTTCTCATCTTGCGGGGCCCAACGAACCCGGCGAAGAAGTCACCATCCAGGCGCTGCAGCAGGAAAAAGTGGGTGACGTGTACTACCTGCGCGGTGAGGTCGAAATCCGTTTTCGGCGCTTCGTGCTGCGTGCCGACCAGATCACCTATGACGCCGCCAGCGGAGAGATCGCCGCCGAGGGGCACGTCGTGTTCGACGGCGGGCCGCACGATGAGCACCTGGAAGCCGACCACGGCGCCTATAACGTGCGTACCGACAGCGGCAAATTCTACGAGGCGCGCGGCACCACCGGCGCGCGCTTCCGCGGGCGGCAGGTGTTGCTGACCTCGTCGAACCCGTTTTTCTTCAGCGGGTCGCTGGTGGAGAAGGACGGCCCCAACCACTTTGTCGTGCACCACGGCGTGGTCACCTCGTGCGAGCTGCCGCACCCCAAGTGGACCTTCGAGGCACAGAGGGTCACGGTGGAAGTGGGTGAGGAAGCGCGCATGTACCACAGCAGCTTCCGGCTGGGTGGTATCCCGATTTTTTATTTTCCCTACGTCCAGCATCCGGTGGACAAGCTCGGGCGCCAAACCGGTTTCCTCATCCCCACCATCGGCCAGTCGTCGCGCAAGGGCACGATCTTGGGCGAAGCGATCTACTGGGCCATCAACCGCAGCCTGGATGCGACCATGGGCGCCGAATATTATTCGCAACGCGGTTGGGCACAACACGGCTCGTTTCGCGCTCGGCCGAGCGCCACCTCGTATTTCAACGTCAACTATTTCGGCGTGCTTGACCGCGGCACGGGTTCGCCCAAGGTGGACCAGGGCGGTGAGGACATCCGCGCCAACGGCGAAATCCAGTTGCCGCACGGCTTCCGCGCGGTGGCCGACATCAATTACCTGAGCACGTTTGTCTTCCGGCTGGCCTTCGCCGAGACCTTCACCTTGGCGGTGAATTCCGAAGTGCGCTCCAACGCGTTCATCTCCCAAGCGTACCAGGGTTACTTCTTCAACCTCGCCGCCTCGCGCTACCAGAACTTCCAAAGCACCACGCGCGGCGACTTGGTAACCATCCTGCATGCGCCGTCGCTCGATCTGGGCAGCGTGGACCACCCGATCGGGCGCTCGGGGTTTTACTGGTCGTACGACGCGGCGGTGCAAGGCGTGTCGCGGCGCGAGCCGCAGTTCGTGACCGCACCGCTGGTCGGCCGCCTGGACGTGGAGCCGCGACTGTCGCTGCCGCTGAACCACGCCGGATGGAGCTTCCGCCCCGAGGTCGCGCTGCGCGATACCTACTACACGCAGCGGCTGGCGACCACCGACGTGCCGCAGAGCGGTATCGGCGCGCTGATTGACCGCGCGCTCAACCGGCGCGCGCTGGAAACCACGGTCGAGCTGCGGCCACCGTCGCTTTCGCGCGTCTTCGAACAACAGGTGAAGGACCACATCCTCAAGCACACCATCGAGCCGCGCGTCGTCTATCGCTACGTCGCCGGGGTGGACAATTTTGCGGCGATCATCCGCTTCGACGCGCGCGACATCCTCAGCAACACCAACGAACTCGAGTACGGCATCATTCACCGCCTGTACGCCAAAGGCACAAAGTCCACCGAGTGCACCAATCGGGTGGAGCAACCAACGGACGAGGCGGCACCGTCCGTGCCGCTGCCCGCCGCGCCGGAGGTGGCGCCGCGCAAGGGTATGGTGGTCCCGGTGACGGGCTGCCAGCCGGGCCCGCCGGCGTCGCGCGAAATCATGAGCTGGGAGGTCGCGCAGAAGTATTTCTTCGATACCAACTTCGATGACGCGCTCGTGCCCGGCCGCCGCAACGTGTTCACCACCAGCGCCGAATTCAGTGGCATCGCCTTTGTCACCGACCCGCGACGCTTTTCCCCGATCATCTCCCGCCTGCGCGCCTATCCCGGGCGCCGCACCGAGGTGGAGTGGAAGCTGGATTACGACACGAAAAAAGGCCTGATCAACGCCAGCACCACGCTGGTCTCGCACCGCTTTGGCGATTTTTTCGTCGCCGGCAGCCACGCCTTTCTGAATGTGCCGGGCGAAATTTTTGTGCCTACGCTGGCGCCGGGGCCGAGCCAGTTCAACCAGTTTCGCTGGCTGGTAGGCTACGGCCATCCCAACAAGCGCGGCGTCAGCGCCGCCGCCAATGTCGGCTTCGACATCAACTCCGGTTTCCTGCAGTACTCCGCGTTCCAGACCAGCTACAACTGGGACTGCTGCGGCGTGAGCTTCGAATACCGGCGCTTCGCGCTGGGCTCGGTGCGCAACGAGAACCAGTTCCGCTTCGCGCTTTCGCTGACCAACGTGGGGACGTTCGGCACGCTGCGGCGGCAGGAACGGCTGTTCTAGGCCACGCGGAAGACGCATCGGCAGAGCGCAAGCGGACATCGGGTCGAGGGCGGAATGCCGGATCCTAGTAATATCGTGTAGCGATATTTATTTTCCGGGCAAAACGCTGGGCAATCGCGCTACAATGCATTTATGGCCAGAGGTTGGGAGTCAAAGTCAGTCGAAGCGCAAATTGAATCCAAAGCCGATTTTCCTGCACAGCCTGGGAAGACCCGCACAGCCGATCAAGTCCAGCAAATCATCGAGAAGAAGACCCTGGAGCTGGCGCGCGCCAAGGTGGCGCGCGAACTGGCATCGAGCCAGAACCCGCGCTACGCGCAGATGCTCAGGCAGTCTCTTTCGGACCTGGACAAAAAAATCGCGGCCATCGATTAGCCGCGAAGTCTGAATGCTCGCTTTGCGCGCGCAGCGCGCGTCCGGCTGGACGCGCCAGCCCTACGCCAGTCTTCTCTCCAGCAGGTCGGCGCCTTCGTCGCTGGTACGGTAGCGCACGCTCACGCGCCCCCCGACCGGGAACTGATCGCGCACGTCGCCCTTGAACACCAGCAGGCGCGGCCTGGCGCCGTTGCGCAGGGTCACGACGCAGCGGTTCGAGCGCCCGATCCCCGACTCGTAATAGGCCACGTTCTCCACCACGCCCGATTCCCTCACTTCGCCGGTGGGCATCACCACGTAGGCGCTGCCGGCGCCGACGGCCACCATCCCCCGCTCAGCTCTCTTCCCCGGCAACGGAATCGGCAAGCCACGATCGCGCAGTTCCAGCAGCACGTTGATCCCGAAGATCCCCGAGATGGTCAGCAGGATCAGGGACATGAAAAGATTGTCGACCGTGAGTTCCGGGTTCATCCAGATCAACGCCGCGATGCCCAGCAGCGGCAGAGTGGCCAGAATCATCGACACCAACAGCAGCATTTACCCCACCCCCAGAAGTTCTTCCATTCCATTCTCGTTGATCACATTTATCCCGAGTTCGCGTGCTTTGTCCAGCTTGGAACCCGGTTCCGCGCCCGCCACCACGTAATCAGTCTTCTTACTCACCGATCCGACCACCTTGCCGCCGGCATCCTCAATCAGCTTCTTGGCCTGGTCGCGAGTGTATTTCTCCATCGTGCCGGTGAGCACGAACGTCTTGCCCGCGAGCCTGGTGCCGCGCTCTTTCCTCTTGGCCTTAAATTGCAGGCCGGCCTTCCGCAGTCTTTCGACGAGTTCGCGATTTTTCGGTTCGATAAAGAACTCGCGGATGCTGGCCGCGATACGCGGTCCGACCTCCTCCACCTGTTCCAGCTTTTCAATCGCGGCGGCCTCCTCGGACAGCGTGGCTGCCTCAATTAGATCGTCCAACGAGCCAAAATGCTGCACCAGAAATTCGGCTGTCCGTTCGCCGACAAAGCGGATGCCCAGGCCGTAGATCACGCGCTCCAGGGGCAGCTTCTTCGATGCCTCGATCTCGTCGAGCACGTTCTGCGCCGACTTGTCGCCCATGCGTTCCAGGGTGAGGAGCTTGTCCTTGTCGAGGCTGTATATGTCGGCGACGTTGCCCACCAGCCCGCGGTCCACCAGTTGATTGACCAGCGCGTCGCCCATGCCCTCGATGTTCATCACCCCGCGCGAGGCGAAATGCAAAATGCTTTCGCGCAGCTTGGCCGGACAGTTGGCGTTGACGCAGCGATGGTCGGCCTCGCCCTCCACCCGCACCACGTGCCCACCGCATTCCGGGCACGTCTCGGGCATGTGGAATTTTTCTTCCGTCTTGCCGTGTTCGACTACCTTGACGATTTTCGGAATCACGTCGCCGCCGCGTTCCACCTGCACCGTGTCGCCGACGTGCACCCCGAGCCGCTCGATCTCATCCAGGTTGTGCAGCGTGGCGCGGCTGACCGTGGTGCCCCCGATCGGCACCGGCTTCAGCCACGCCACCGGCGTCAGCTTGCCCGTGCGCCCAACCTGCACCTTGATGTCTTCGATGATCGTGACCCCGGCGCGCGCCGCGTATTTGTAGGCGATCGCCCAGCGCGGCGCCTTGCCGGTGAAACCAAGCTCGTTCCACAACGCCAGCCGGTTCACCTTGACCACAATGCCGTCTATTTCGTAAGGCAGCGACTCGCGTTTTTCTTCCCACTCGCGAACAAACTCCCAGACTTCGTCAATGTTTTTCGCCAGCCGCCGATGCGGGTTGACCTTGAACCCGGCGGCGCTCAAGGCATCCAGGCCTTCCCATTGCTCCTTACCGTACACGCGCCCGTTGACCAGCAGGAAGTAGGCGTAGAAATCGAGGCGGCGCAGCGCCGTGATGTTGGGATCGAGCACGCGCACCGCGCCCGCTCCGGCATTGCGCGGATTGGCGAACCTCGCAAGCCCTTGGCGCTCGCGCTCTTCGTTCATGCGCTCAAACGCCTTGTGCGGCATGATGACCTCGCCGCGGACTTCGAAATCCGCCGGGAGACGCGCTTTCTTGATGTCGGCGACCAGCGGCGCCGAGCGGATGGTGCGCACGTTTTCGGTGACGTCTTCGCCGGTGGAGCCGTCGCCGCGGGTGATGCCGCGCACAAAGCGGCCGCCCTCGTAGCGCAAGGCCATGGAGAGCCCGTCCATCTTCAGCTCGCACACGTACGCCACGCTTTTCTGCCCAGTCAGTTCCTGGACCCGCCGCTCCCAGTCGCGCAGTTCCTGCTCGCTGTAGGCGTTGTCCAGCGAGAGCATGGGCGAGGAGTGCGCCACCTTGACGAAGCCTTCGCGCGGCTTGCCACCCACGCGCTGGGTCGGCGAATCGGGCGTGATCAGCTCGGGGTGCTCCGCCTCCAGCTTTTTCAGCTCGTTGATCAGGCGGTCGAATTCGGCGTCGCTGATCTCGGGAGCGTCGAGCACGTAGTAGCGGTGCTCGTGGTAGCGGATCTTCTCGCGCAGCGCTTCGATCTTGCTCTGCACATTTTTGGCGGCAGCGGCCATAGCTGAATTATAAAGACCGGCCTTGCCTTTCGGGTTGGAGCGCGCGCGCCCTCGATCGCGTGACCCAAGTTGACAATTGTCGATTGGCAATAATTGGCAATCGGCAATGGCCTTTGCTGTTTTCGTCCCTGCGCGCTATATTTCCGCGCACCCTATTTGCCGTTTCAGGAGGACCGCATGAGATTGGCACGCCTACTATTAGTGTTCTGCTGCGCCGTTTCCCTGATCGCCGTTGCGCAAGAAAAGAAGCCAGCCGCCGCCCCGGACAAGGGCAAACCTGCCGCGGCCGACAAACAGAAAAAGTCCGCCAAGCCTGCCGGAATGCCCAGCATGAAGCCGTCGCCGGAGATCCAGAAGATGGCCAAATCGCTGGTTGGCAGCTACACCACCAAGGAAACCCACGAACCCGGCCCGTTCATGCCCACCGGCGGCACCGGAGTTGGTGAGGCAAAATTCACGCTCGGTCCGGGTGGCAATTCGATTATCCAGACCTATCAATCCAAGAGCGGCCCGATGGGCAGCAGGTTCCGCGGGCACGGCGTGGTCTGGTACGACGCCAAGGCCGGTGGCTACCGCTCCGTCTGGTGCGACAGCATGTCGCCCATGTGCGAAGTCGGCGGTGTCAGCAAGTGGGACGGCGACAAGCTCACGGGCACAACCGACAGCGAGATGATGGGCAAGAAGGTGAGCTACCACGAAACCATGAGCGGCTTCAGCCCGGAGGGCTTCAAGATGGACATGGAGATGTCCGTCGAGGGCAGCCCGATGAAGCACGTCATGACCATCGAGTACGCGCGCGTCGGCGCTGCGCCGGCCGCCGCGAAGAAGCCGTAGCTGTTTCGCGATCGATAGCTCGTAGCTGGTAACCTTCGACGCCGGTTGCCGCCTACCATCTCCCAGCTACCAGCTACTTTCATGCGCCGCGCGCTGCTGCTCTACAACCCGGAATCCGGCCGGCGACGCGGCCGGCGCGCCGCCGACGTGCAAGCGGCTGCCGCCGCCTTCAAGGCC is a genomic window of Terriglobia bacterium containing:
- the ligA gene encoding NAD-dependent DNA ligase LigA, translating into MAAAAKNVQSKIEALREKIRYHEHRYYVLDAPEISDAEFDRLINELKKLEAEHPELITPDSPTQRVGGKPREGFVKVAHSSPMLSLDNAYSEQELRDWERRVQELTGQKSVAYVCELKMDGLSMALRYEGGRFVRGITRGDGSTGEDVTENVRTIRSAPLVADIKKARLPADFEVRGEVIMPHKAFERMNEERERQGLARFANPRNAGAGAVRVLDPNITALRRLDFYAYFLLVNGRVYGKEQWEGLDALSAAGFKVNPHRRLAKNIDEVWEFVREWEEKRESLPYEIDGIVVKVNRLALWNELGFTGKAPRWAIAYKYAARAGVTIIEDIKVQVGRTGKLTPVAWLKPVPIGGTTVSRATLHNLDEIERLGVHVGDTVQVERGGDVIPKIVKVVEHGKTEEKFHMPETCPECGGHVVRVEGEADHRCVNANCPAKLRESILHFASRGVMNIEGMGDALVNQLVDRGLVGNVADIYSLDKDKLLTLERMGDKSAQNVLDEIEASKKLPLERVIYGLGIRFVGERTAEFLVQHFGSLDDLIEAATLSEEAAAIEKLEQVEEVGPRIAASIREFFIEPKNRELVERLRKAGLQFKAKRKERGTRLAGKTFVLTGTMEKYTRDQAKKLIEDAGGKVVGSVSKKTDYVVAGAEPGSKLDKARELGINVINENGMEELLGVG
- the lptD gene encoding LPS assembly protein LptD; its protein translation is MTLRSRFLTTALLLCHLLLLPQLVTSEALGDMVSRWMLAADQAAAPVSPRPATNEQRPTTGRSHLAGPNEPGEEVTIQALQQEKVGDVYYLRGEVEIRFRRFVLRADQITYDAASGEIAAEGHVVFDGGPHDEHLEADHGAYNVRTDSGKFYEARGTTGARFRGRQVLLTSSNPFFFSGSLVEKDGPNHFVVHHGVVTSCELPHPKWTFEAQRVTVEVGEEARMYHSSFRLGGIPIFYFPYVQHPVDKLGRQTGFLIPTIGQSSRKGTILGEAIYWAINRSLDATMGAEYYSQRGWAQHGSFRARPSATSYFNVNYFGVLDRGTGSPKVDQGGEDIRANGEIQLPHGFRAVADINYLSTFVFRLAFAETFTLAVNSEVRSNAFISQAYQGYFFNLAASRYQNFQSTTRGDLVTILHAPSLDLGSVDHPIGRSGFYWSYDAAVQGVSRREPQFVTAPLVGRLDVEPRLSLPLNHAGWSFRPEVALRDTYYTQRLATTDVPQSGIGALIDRALNRRALETTVELRPPSLSRVFEQQVKDHILKHTIEPRVVYRYVAGVDNFAAIIRFDARDILSNTNELEYGIIHRLYAKGTKSTECTNRVEQPTDEAAPSVPLPAAPEVAPRKGMVVPVTGCQPGPPASREIMSWEVAQKYFFDTNFDDALVPGRRNVFTTSAEFSGIAFVTDPRRFSPIISRLRAYPGRRTEVEWKLDYDTKKGLINASTTLVSHRFGDFFVAGSHAFLNVPGEIFVPTLAPGPSQFNQFRWLVGYGHPNKRGVSAAANVGFDINSGFLQYSAFQTSYNWDCCGVSFEYRRFALGSVRNENQFRFALSLTNVGTFGTLRRQERLF
- a CDS encoding DUF1579 domain-containing protein; the encoded protein is MRLARLLLVFCCAVSLIAVAQEKKPAAAPDKGKPAAADKQKKSAKPAGMPSMKPSPEIQKMAKSLVGSYTTKETHEPGPFMPTGGTGVGEAKFTLGPGGNSIIQTYQSKSGPMGSRFRGHGVVWYDAKAGGYRSVWCDSMSPMCEVGGVSKWDGDKLTGTTDSEMMGKKVSYHETMSGFSPEGFKMDMEMSVEGSPMKHVMTIEYARVGAAPAAAKKP
- a CDS encoding RDD family protein, whose amino-acid sequence is MEDGAIWRQEVASRVESYRARRRRPIRERSLPLDFERAVNREITSGNLSASREEESEVPSLESHAETVENFVPELQTEERYHFERPQDLKIIEFPRQAMLPVTPPSIEELAETIIDRPRILDVSEEVETTAPLADINVAPEAEQRPAMEFELPLQVAPMSQRVFAGIVDALLALVGAAVFVIITLKAGVPMPHAKIGFLVALAAPCLLWAIYEYMFLVYAGTTPGMKLARLELVTFDGVRARRRTRRGRALAMVLATLSLGLGLVWALLDEDTLCWHDRITRTYVVAGSS